The segment TCAGTAAGAACATATTGACAATACGTTTGACTGTGGTATTCAATATATGAATATGTTCCCCGCTATTGCTCCCACAGTTCTGGATGGTGCTCTGATGCCCTCGATGTTGCCTTTAGTGAAAAGAGAAGACGTCACTCCGATGGAAGTGACAAGCAACATTCAATCTTCTGGCGTATATAAGGTGACGTATTGATTTGTTACCTGAAGAAAGGGCTCAGCATTTacataatgaaaacaattgaaCTGTTTTGGATGTGATCTGATATTCCAAATTAAACTTGGAGGAAAATGTAATAACCTTCATAATTACCCTCAAGAAAGGGTTCTTGTGGATATAGgttttaaatgtcaaagtaGTGGTGTGTACTctaagaaaaaactaaacacaccTTTTGCcctctgttttgtgttgtcatCAGACTGGTGATCTTTGTCAAGCCCAGCAGAACCCAGACATGACTGCAGCACATCTAAATAAAAACCGACCCTTCTCCAACAACTTGTCTCTGGCTGCAGCTGACCCTGACAAAGCTCAGGCTTCTGTTTTTACCAACACTGAGCCCCTGAGCACCATCCAGAAGCAGGACATTGCTCCCACCAGCTCATTTCCTGTGCCTACAGACTCTCTGCTCCAGCAGGGTTCCCAGCAGTTCCTCCTGGAGCCAAGAGAGGGCCTCGGCCTGGAGAGACCAGGCAGTGGCTCAGGAGGTGTGGTGAGGCTGTGTGGAGAACCTaccccccagcagcagcagcagcagcagctgccacTGTTCCCTCTAGATGAGGTGGCCCAGCTTGAAGAGGCAGTGAGACAACTTAAAGCCAAAGGGTACTGTAACTTACCTCTTCAGTCTGAAAACTCCATGgccaaacaacagcagcagcagcagcaacagcagcacatGCAGCACCAACAGCAGATCCAAAAACAGCAAatccagcagcaacaacagcaacaacagcaacaaatgcaTCAGCAGCAacaggtgctggagaatttacAGCAGCATCTGTTTCAGTCACAGATTCAGATGCAGTGTGGCATGTTTCAGGACGCCACCCAGGGCAAGAACTCAGAACAGCAGGGCTCATCACAAGGAGGGGGGCCAAACCCTGGATCTCTCttccagcagcaacagcagcagcagcaacagcagcagcagcaacaagcaGTTCTCTTTCAACAGGCAAACTTACTTTCCATTCAGACCAACTTCCTCCAGCAAACACCCTCTCACCCTTCACCACCCATGTTCCACAACCCCAGCTCTCTGGCTGACACACAAGATCCACAGGGGGCTCTATTTCAGAAGGCTTCTCAGGAGCAGGTCCAGGCTGCTCTCTTTCAAAACACCATGACAGTACTGCAGGCCCCAGAGCAACAGCCCACAACCCCTGGACTTTTCCTCCCCCAGTCCTCCCTGCCCACTCAGCTCACAACCAGCAATtctcaacaacagcagcaacaacagaagcagcagcagctggtctTCCTCAATGCCCTACAGTCCCCTGCCCCTGAACCACAATCAGTATTTCAGGTTCAGTCCCAGCTCTCCCCTATCCAGCAGAGGAGTCCCATGGAGCAGCAGCCGCCCTCCCAGCCTcagacccacacacagccaACCCAGCAAGTTCCCTTATTCCAGAACATCTCTCCACATCCACCTGCAAACACACTCTCTCcaggccagcagcagcagcagactggcCTCCTGTTCTGCAACAATACTCTGTCCACCCCAGACCAGGCCTCCAGCCTCCTCTTCAGCAGCCAGGGCCAGATGCCTCCTCTGACCAGCAGCAGTCTGGTTTCTCAAGAGCCCCAAAActcctctctgctgttttcACAATCCAATCTGGTGACTGTAAACCAGCAGGATCGCTCTGAGCCAATGGCCTTGGGGAACCCCACCCATCCACGACAACAAGTCATGTTTCAGGAGCAGCAGCCGATGCAGCTGGGTGGCAGCTCAAACAGCCGACAGGAGCCTCCTGTGGGCCTCTTCATGCCTCAATCCAACATGGCCTCTCTGCAGGGGGGTCTGGCTCAAGAGCTTGCACAGTCAGCCATGTTTGCTTCACAGAACGGCGTGGCGAACATTCAGACGACTACCCCCTCCCCTGCTCAACAGCCAGGACCGCTCTTTCAGACGACCGTGAGTGGGGGCATCAATCAGCCCAGCCAGCCTCAACAGCCTGGCCTGTTCCTCTTTGGGATTCAGAACGGTAAGGAATCTATTACCTCAGTGTACGCAGTTAAAACTGATGAGATGACAGCAAGTAAAACAAGCTCAGAAATGTTAAATCAAGTTTCAACTTTcacaaataatgataaataattatttgatcatttttacATGAACGCTGTTGCTAGAGAGAATTCTAAGTCCACTCTGCATTTCCTCTTAGCTCTGTTttgattttctctcttctctcatcagcattgtctccaaatGCTGCAGACAGctgttttcaacaaaaaaatctaTGAAATCCCACTGTACACTAAAAGCAAACAGAAACAGTTTGGGCTGCAGAGGATTTAGCAGTGAAAGGGACAGATATTTTTCTCTGGAGTTGACAAAGACCAAAGCAGAactgaaagagagagtgaaTTTTGGACTAAGATTCGTCAGCTGGTCAGAGGCATGACTCCAGAGTTACACTATCCGTGCTCTGTTTCTGCTTAATGTGTAAATAGAGGACTGTTTGTTAAGATGTAGGCCACATCAGCTGTAAAGttgatgtcagtgttgtgactctgcttgtttctgctgcccccaagtggTCAAATATCTGCTGATCTAGTTTTAACGAGAGTCATGTGACACATATAAGCTAAAACTGTTATTAGATAGGAAAGCACTGCGTGAAATATTACATAAAATCATTTAGATTTTCTATgtgatttttcattttatttgttttattaatatcatatttaatgtaccaatttattgattaaataaTTGTCAATCTTTCTTACCTTCTTACTGCTGTATATTTCCAAATGGTATATAAACAATTATTTATCTTcaaagtaaatacatttttttaccaGGTTAGCTCGTCTATAAATGTGgcaagaatgaaataaaatcaacaataGTACTTTAGAGCAACAATTTGACAATTTATACCCAATTTTGTGTCtaaacaaattactaaacatacatgatttttcttattaaactGTTTTGAAGTAACTTTGCATATAAaagcaaaatatatatattttttcaaggTTGttaactcactcactctcacccACCTGTTTCTGCTTCCTCACAGGATGTGGCCAGTTGATGAACACTCCTGGAAACACACTGTCGGATCAGATCATAGCCATCAGCCAGTCTGGTCAGAACCAAAGAGAGAGTGATGCTCGTATTCAGTCTCTGCTCAATCAGTCCCTGTCTCAGTCTGGGACTGTGCAGAACAGCATGTCCGCCTCACAGAACATGGAGAAGATCGACGACCTGCTGGTCAGCCTGCAGGAGTCCGGAAGCAACTTAAGTCGTTCATATTAACCCCTGTACTTCATTCTTTGACTGATATTCTGTATGGGAAATTAGACACAGTTAAACGTAtatgaatttgttttgacaaaccGCATGATGTGCGTCACCAAATGTTTTTCTAGCCTACTCACATATAATTGAGTCTTCATTAGGAAAGAAACTGTGAAGCATTGTCAAGTGCTGCCGGCCGTGCTGAGAGCGACTCTTATTAAAACTATGGCATAATACGTTGCCTAAAGCAAACTGGAGAAATTAATATCGAGACAGTGAACTAGAAATTTGTGTCGGACTTTCTTCGCCGACCAGTTGGACCAAGAGAGGCAAATATCTCTTAATAACATTAAAGACTGAATGACTCCCCAATGTTAAATCATGAATGTGAAAACTGAGGTGGACTGTAGATGAGAACTGTGAGACAATTTGTCGTAACTGTCtgatgacgatgaagatgatgatgaggcaGGTGAAATTTAGCCCAAATTTTCGTTCATATATCTTGTGAATTTTTGTTGAAATCCGTAAGTAGATTGTGAGTCGTGTTGTTTGGTTGTCGTGGTGTTTTCTAAAGTGTTCTCCAAAGTGTTTGGTGGTTTCCGTGAATAGTGTTCCCTTTAATACTTCTTTCGTAGTTTTGTCGTTGTTGCATGGAGGGTGGAGCGCGTGGTACGGTAGGAGTGTAGAGTGTAGGTATAGTCACTGTTGACGGGGTTTGGAATTATTAACAGTGAAGCAAGTGAAGCAAGAGTAGGTGAgaggggaagagtggaggaaggtAACTGAGAAGTCGAAAATTGCAATGAATAGAAACATTTCCTTATGTCTTATGTGATGTGTAGCTACAAACATGTGTCTTTCATGTATGTGGATGCTTGTTATTTCAGTGTTGCAGCAGATAGCTGATGATATGAATGAGTTCACTGTAGCTGTTTCTGAAAGGCCACGAAGTGACGTAGGTTTTCATTGATGATGTGATAAAGACAGAAACTGCATTCAGTCTGTGTCTGAGTaaagatctttaaaaacaaaaaaaacccgACTAATAAAGTTTAGACCTGTTTGGtacagtaataaaaaaaaagaatatttgtCATAGAGCGAGTAGCGGTCAGTAACATGATCATCAGGAGCTCTAAAGCATATCTTTCTATATTAGATATTTCGCCGTCACCACAGTGTACAGACAGCACTTTGTAATGTAGTATAAATGAACAGGCTAACATTTAGTCTGTATTCatcaaaaacaaactgtgtCAGTTTGATTATTTTTACAGCTTAGTCTCCTTTGAATACATTAGGAAGAAATAACTCTTTTAAGATAGTGTAGTGGAAGAAATGTAACAAATAATGGctgatatgtttgttttttacatgtaGATTCAGCACTTTACGATGCTGTGACGACTTCACTCATCCAGGGTACACTACAGTCCCACGAGAGGTGGCTTTCCTTCTTTTTGATCTCAGCCGCCTCTTCCTCATTGTTTACAGTGAAGAAGATACATTTCCCATGTGTTTGCATAGCAACGCTCATGTAGTCGGGCAAACTCAACAAACATATTTCCACTCTTTTGAGATGCTATCATACAGTTTAATACATATATTTCACATTATACAGTTAAATACAACATCTAATTTCCAGCCATGTTACAACTACTACTTTTCAATCCCAAAACCTAGTGCGTTATTTATTTCTGGATAGAGAAAAAACTGCTTAGAAATCTGGACAAATGAGGAAAATGTGGTtcaagacatttttattttaatgacttttatttaaatacatgcatctgcagtagagagagagagcagaatgTAATATagtatattaatataatttttttgtcatAAGGGTAGGATCGTTTTGTGTTGTAGTGTCATTTTGCGTCAGGCACGCATGAACTGGAGTAGTATTCTTAAACGAGCTAGAGAAGAGCCTTTTTACCCGTTTTATTCAAGTGATGAATTCAGCTGAATGTTGAGGAGAAGCAGTCGTTTGTCGGCTACAACTGTACATTATATATCTCACCTGGATCGACGTATTAACATGCAGTAACAGAGCCCTTTTTCTAGGTTTCCCTTTAACTAGAAACCCGTCTGCAGATCTAATGTTAGCCTGTGGCCTCAGGACCAAAGTTTGACTCCAATCTTGCTTTGCATGTATCCTGATAACAGGCCAGTTTTATGGCTCGTGAgcctttatttacttttattttttccaacTCACAATTAAACTTTTGAAAAATCATAGACAgccttttcttttccctcctAAAGATACAGATTTCAGTGACGTCACAcctttctctgtttgttgtgttgtgttgtgtggttttACTGTACGTGTGTGCATGAACAAGGGGCTGGTCTCTACTGACGATCCAATGGGCTCTAGTTTAATGCCTTGTCTCATTTTTCTCTGTAGAGTCTGTCAGAAACTCAGAAACACAGTTACATTTTATACACTTTTCAatcagtttgttgttttttgtgacaGATATGATGTAAACTTGACCAATGTGATATGTGGAACTACAGTGTGTCGGTTTGAGCAGTTAGACGGTGTTTTTTAAAGGGACCCTACTCCTGAAGGAAACCTGACTTTGGAGAAAAGAGCTGTCTGTGATTGGCTTTCTTCAACTTGTGAAGTAGAAGAAATGAGATCTCCAGTGTTgaatatttatgattttatttgttttacagatttcttttttctttttttttgttgtagtaCCTGTTCCTCGTTTTGGAGAATCTAATTTATTCGTGTGTTGGTTATTATCTAAATTGTTTCCTGTAATCCTAGTTCTGAATGTACTGATAAGCCCCCACAATAATATACATTCCTGTGCACAGTTACACATTAATGAACATATATCATATGTGTTTGCTCGAGACTTTTAATTGGCCCTTCATTTCTGCTTTAACCACGAAGATAAAAGCAGAGAAAAATTGCACGGAACTTCAacagttttttaaagaaatcttAAAAATAGGAGCAACAAATTTCAGTATTTTTTACGATGACTATAATTCTGATTGTGATTACAAAGTGTGGTTGTAGACGCCTCACTTGAGATCCAGAATGTTCTTTTTTACACACACTGGGGAGGTAATTACTTTTTTGTAATTACAGTTTCCTCTTTGTTAATTTACAATGTAGCTGTAGATTAGAAAAACACGAGTGTTACTCTTCATACAGTCTTTACTAATTGTATGTAAAAGAGCAGGATTGTTGATAAAGGTTCTCACTTTTTCCAAGATGCTACTAACtaactctgtgttttcctgcAATAGAACAAGACGTGGCTTGCTATTAACATTACCAGTTCATTTAAGATCACCAAACTGAATTTGCTATCACAGGTATTTTTTCCCCCCTAAAATGTCACTATAGACACGAATATAAGCTGTACATGTGCCTTGAG is part of the Pleuronectes platessa chromosome 1, fPlePla1.1, whole genome shotgun sequence genome and harbors:
- the nfat5b gene encoding nuclear factor of activated T-cells 5 isoform X3 codes for the protein MSSSMTMEGPRSALSNSSSSTIHSSSSASDQNPVHSNNVDQEDARNSRVVPEVVGSENGNGNGGGGVNCRGSSELGGGRGATYQDAQAHHQMTPSKRRTVLNISPPPQDLFDDSHMSCQNEASLDSEQSNSIWMDDSLSNFSIMSSVSYNDNTEVPRKSRKRTPRQRPGPKAVPAGEPSMDVFDADSAKGPHFVLSQLGPDNKTASKGSSDNPKAANHKGGTLSMQYPQKSEGKELKMQVQPETQHRARYLTEGSRGSVKDRTQQSFPTVKLEGVNEPVILQVFVGNDTGRVKPHGFYQACRVTGRNTTACKEVDIDGTTVIEVSLDPSTNMTLAVDCVGILKLRNADVEARIGVAGSKKKSTRARLVFRVNIPRSDGSVLTLQTPSSPILCTQPAGVPEILKKSLHSCSVRGGEEVFIIGKNFLKDTKVIFQENISDENSWKAEAEIDMELFHQNHLIVKVPPYQNQTVTSAVYVGVYVVTNAGRSHDVQPFTYTPDPGPHDVPVKKEMLSPVKTCTFDEQIKVLDGALMPSMLPLVKREDVTPMEVTSNIQSSGVYKTGDLCQAQQNPDMTAAHLNKNRPFSNNLSLAAADPDKAQASVFTNTEPLSTIQKQDIAPTSSFPVPTDSLLQQGSQQFLLEPREGLGLERPGSGSGGVVRLCGEPTPQQQQQQQLPLFPLDEVAQLEEAVRQLKAKGYCNLPLQSENSMAKQQQQQQQQQHMQHQQQIQKQQIQQQQQQQQQQMHQQQQVLENLQQHLFQSQIQMQCGMFQDATQGKNSEQQGSSQGGGPNPGSLFQQQQQQQQQQQQQQAVLFQQANLLSIQTNFLQQTPSHPSPPMFHNPSSLADTQDPQGALFQKASQEQVQAALFQNTMTVLQAPEQQPTTPGLFLPQSSLPTQLTTSNSQQQQQQQKQQQLVFLNALQSPAPEPQSVFQVQSQLSPIQQRSPMEQQPPSQPQTHTQPTQQVPLFQNISPHPPANTLSPGQQQQQTGLLFCNNTLSTPDQASSLLFSSQGQMPPLTSSSLVSQEPQNSSLLFSQSNLVTVNQQDRSEPMALGNPTHPRQQVMFQEQQPMQLGGSSNSRQEPPVGLFMPQSNMASLQGGLAQELAQSAMFASQNGVANIQTTTPSPAQQPGPLFQTTVSGGINQPSQPQQPGLFLFGIQNGCGQLMNTPGNTLSDQIIAISQSGQNQRESDARIQSLLNQSLSQSGTVQNSMSASQNMEKIDDLLVSLQESGSNLSRSY
- the nfat5b gene encoding nuclear factor of activated T-cells 5 isoform X2 yields the protein MSQKSGGEAGPPPSATVASDAMSSSMTMEGPRSALSNSSSSTIHSSSSASDQNPVHSNNVDQEDARNSRVVPEVVGSENGNGNGGGGVNCRGSSELGGGRGATYQDAQAHHQMTPSKRRTVLNISPPPQDLFDDSHMSCQNEASLDSEQSNSIWMDDSLSNFSIMSSVSYNDNTEVPRKSRKRTPRQRPGPKAVPAGEPSMDVFDADSAKGPHFVLSQLGPDNKTASKGSSDNPKAANHKGGTLSMQYPQKSEGKELKMQVQPETQHRARYLTEGSRGSVKDRTQQSFPTVKLEGVNEPVILQVFVGNDTGRVKPHGFYQACRVTGRNTTACKEVDIDGTTVIEVSLDPSTNMTLAVDCVGILKLRNADVEARIGVAGSKKKSTRARLVFRVNIPRSDGSVLTLQTPSSPILCTQPAGVPEILKKSLHSCSVRGGEEVFIIGKNFLKDTKVIFQENISDENSWKAEAEIDMELFHQNHLIVKVPPYQNQTVTSAVYVGVYVVTNAGRSHDVQPFTYTPDPGPHDVPVKKEMLSPVKTCTFDEQIKVLDGALMPSMLPLVKREDVTPMEVTSNIQSSGVYKTGDLCQAQQNPDMTAAHLNKNRPFSNNLSLAAADPDKAQASVFTNTEPLSTIQKQDIAPTSSFPVPTDSLLQQGSQQFLLEPREGLGLERPGSGSGGVVRLCGEPTPQQQQQQQLPLFPLDEVAQLEEAVRQLKAKGYCNLPLQSENSMAKQQQQQQQQQHMQHQQQIQKQQIQQQQQQQQQQMHQQQQVLENLQQHLFQSQIQMQCGMFQDATQGKNSEQQGSSQGGGPNPGSLFQQQQQQQQQQQQQQAVLFQQANLLSIQTNFLQQTPSHPSPPMFHNPSSLADTQDPQGALFQKASQEQVQAALFQNTMTVLQAPEQQPTTPGLFLPQSSLPTQLTTSNSQQQQQQQKQQQLVFLNALQSPAPEPQSVFQVQSQLSPIQQRSPMEQQPPSQPQTHTQPTQQVPLFQNISPHPPANTLSPGQQQQQTGLLFCNNTLSTPDQASSLLFSSQGQMPPLTSSSLVSQEPQNSSLLFSQSNLVTVNQQDRSEPMALGNPTHPRQQVMFQEQQPMQLGGSSNSRQEPPVGLFMPQSNMASLQGGLAQELAQSAMFASQNGVANIQTTTPSPAQQPGPLFQTTVSGGINQPSQPQQPGLFLFGIQNGCGQLMNTPGNTLSDQIIAISQSGQNQRESDARIQSLLNQSLSQSGTVQNSMSASQNMEKIDDLLVSLQESGSNLSRSY
- the nfat5b gene encoding nuclear factor of activated T-cells 5 isoform X1, translating into MPSDFTSLLFSGDLELTSPGALLHLRESVCDLLPIELQLPSYTQQNPKVMSQKSGGEAGPPPSATVASDAMSSSMTMEGPRSALSNSSSSTIHSSSSASDQNPVHSNNVDQEDARNSRVVPEVVGSENGNGNGGGGVNCRGSSELGGGRGATYQDAQAHHQMTPSKRRTVLNISPPPQDLFDDSHMSCQNEASLDSEQSNSIWMDDSLSNFSIMSSVSYNDNTEVPRKSRKRTPRQRPGPKAVPAGEPSMDVFDADSAKGPHFVLSQLGPDNKTASKGSSDNPKAANHKGGTLSMQYPQKSEGKELKMQVQPETQHRARYLTEGSRGSVKDRTQQSFPTVKLEGVNEPVILQVFVGNDTGRVKPHGFYQACRVTGRNTTACKEVDIDGTTVIEVSLDPSTNMTLAVDCVGILKLRNADVEARIGVAGSKKKSTRARLVFRVNIPRSDGSVLTLQTPSSPILCTQPAGVPEILKKSLHSCSVRGGEEVFIIGKNFLKDTKVIFQENISDENSWKAEAEIDMELFHQNHLIVKVPPYQNQTVTSAVYVGVYVVTNAGRSHDVQPFTYTPDPGPHDVPVKKEMLSPVKTCTFDEQIKVLDGALMPSMLPLVKREDVTPMEVTSNIQSSGVYKTGDLCQAQQNPDMTAAHLNKNRPFSNNLSLAAADPDKAQASVFTNTEPLSTIQKQDIAPTSSFPVPTDSLLQQGSQQFLLEPREGLGLERPGSGSGGVVRLCGEPTPQQQQQQQLPLFPLDEVAQLEEAVRQLKAKGYCNLPLQSENSMAKQQQQQQQQQHMQHQQQIQKQQIQQQQQQQQQQMHQQQQVLENLQQHLFQSQIQMQCGMFQDATQGKNSEQQGSSQGGGPNPGSLFQQQQQQQQQQQQQQAVLFQQANLLSIQTNFLQQTPSHPSPPMFHNPSSLADTQDPQGALFQKASQEQVQAALFQNTMTVLQAPEQQPTTPGLFLPQSSLPTQLTTSNSQQQQQQQKQQQLVFLNALQSPAPEPQSVFQVQSQLSPIQQRSPMEQQPPSQPQTHTQPTQQVPLFQNISPHPPANTLSPGQQQQQTGLLFCNNTLSTPDQASSLLFSSQGQMPPLTSSSLVSQEPQNSSLLFSQSNLVTVNQQDRSEPMALGNPTHPRQQVMFQEQQPMQLGGSSNSRQEPPVGLFMPQSNMASLQGGLAQELAQSAMFASQNGVANIQTTTPSPAQQPGPLFQTTVSGGINQPSQPQQPGLFLFGIQNGCGQLMNTPGNTLSDQIIAISQSGQNQRESDARIQSLLNQSLSQSGTVQNSMSASQNMEKIDDLLVSLQESGSNLSRSY